Proteins encoded within one genomic window of Polaribacter sp. NJDZ03:
- a CDS encoding iron ABC transporter permease, with protein sequence MENKSYTKHFFLLSISLVLLFFLNISFGSVSIPFKDIFNSLFGGNVTKESWETIIINFRVPKAITAILVGSGLSICGLLMQTLFRNPLAGPFVLGISSGASLGVAILILGSSVFGSFFLASSISNWSLPIAASLGAFLVLSAVIIAANRVRNTMSILIIGLMFGSLTSAVISVLAYFSEAAQIQQYLFWSFGSLGNLTWNEITVFLIIYCIGILGTITVIKPLNSFLLGENYAKSLGVNVKKSRNIILLITSILTGVITAFSGPIAFVGLAVPHIARMLFSSSNHKVLLPAVAIIGAIVLLICDAIAQMPTSEFTLPINAITSLFGAPIVIWLLIRKKRLFV encoded by the coding sequence ATGGAAAACAAATCATACACAAAACACTTCTTTTTATTATCTATTTCACTAGTGCTTTTGTTCTTTTTGAACATCAGTTTTGGGTCTGTTTCAATTCCGTTTAAAGATATTTTTAATAGCCTTTTTGGTGGTAATGTAACCAAGGAAAGTTGGGAGACCATTATTATAAATTTTAGAGTACCTAAAGCTATAACTGCTATTTTAGTAGGTTCTGGCTTGTCTATTTGTGGTTTACTAATGCAAACCTTATTTAGAAATCCCTTGGCGGGTCCTTTTGTATTGGGTATTTCTTCTGGAGCAAGTTTAGGTGTAGCTATTTTAATTTTAGGTTCTTCTGTTTTTGGAAGCTTTTTTCTGGCAAGTTCTATCTCTAATTGGTCTTTACCTATTGCAGCAAGTTTAGGTGCCTTTTTAGTTTTATCTGCTGTAATTATTGCAGCAAACAGAGTTAGAAATACCATGTCTATTTTAATAATAGGGTTAATGTTTGGCTCCTTAACATCTGCAGTTATTAGTGTTTTAGCGTATTTTAGTGAAGCAGCTCAAATACAACAATATTTATTTTGGAGTTTTGGTAGTTTAGGTAATTTAACTTGGAATGAAATTACCGTTTTTCTTATTATTTACTGTATCGGAATTTTAGGAACCATCACCGTTATAAAACCTTTAAATAGTTTTTTATTAGGTGAAAACTATGCCAAGAGTTTAGGAGTTAATGTAAAAAAAAGTAGAAATATTATTTTACTAATTACAAGTATTTTAACAGGTGTAATAACCGCTTTTTCAGGTCCAATTGCTTTTGTAGGATTGGCTGTTCCGCATATTGCAAGAATGTTATTTTCTAGTTCTAATCATAAGGTTTTATTACCCGCAGTAGCTATTATTGGTGCTATTGTTTTATTGATTTGCGATGCTATAGCACAAATGCCAACAAGCGAATTTACATTACCAATAAATGCAATTACATCGTTATTTGGTGCACCAATTGTTATTTGGTTGCTAATTAGAAAAAAAAGATTGTTTGTATAA
- a CDS encoding non-canonical purine NTP diphosphatase, giving the protein MKLVFATNNLNKLREVQEMLPDSIQLLSLKDINCFDEIEETETTLEGNAKLKADYITKKFGYNCFADDTGLEVESLDGKPGVYSARFAGEPSNSENNMQKLLVDLKAADNRKAQFRTAVALNLNDENFLFEGICRGDILEKKHGEKGFGYDPIFKPKGFEKSFAEMTSEEKNIISHRGIAIQKLVKFLSKYNY; this is encoded by the coding sequence ATGAAATTAGTATTTGCTACAAATAACCTTAACAAACTGAGAGAAGTTCAGGAAATGTTACCAGATTCAATACAATTATTGAGTTTAAAAGATATTAATTGTTTTGATGAAATAGAAGAAACAGAAACCACTTTAGAGGGAAACGCTAAATTAAAGGCAGATTACATTACCAAAAAATTTGGTTATAATTGTTTTGCAGATGATACCGGTTTAGAAGTAGAGAGTTTAGATGGAAAACCAGGTGTATATTCTGCACGTTTTGCAGGAGAGCCTTCTAATTCTGAAAACAATATGCAAAAATTATTGGTAGATTTAAAAGCCGCTGACAACAGAAAAGCACAATTTAGAACCGCAGTTGCTTTAAACTTAAATGACGAGAATTTTCTTTTCGAAGGAATTTGTAGAGGAGACATTTTAGAAAAAAAACACGGAGAAAAAGGTTTTGGATATGATCCGATTTTTAAACCAAAAGGTTTTGAAAAATCTTTTGCAGAAATGACTTCGGAAGAAAAAAACATCATTTCTCATAGAGGAATTGCAATTCAGAAATTAGTGAAATTTTTATCAAAATATAATTATTAA
- the rlmH gene encoding 23S rRNA (pseudouridine(1915)-N(3))-methyltransferase RlmH: protein MKIKLLTIGKTDNKHLIQLIDEYQNRLKHYIKFELEIIPDIKNVKNLSEIQQKEKEGELILSKLQNTDNLVLLDDKGKHFTSIEFSKYLQKKMNAGIKQLVLVIGGPYGFSDAVYKKSVGKISLSKMTFSHQMIRLFIVEQLYRGFTILKNEPYHHE, encoded by the coding sequence ATGAAAATAAAACTACTAACAATTGGTAAAACTGACAATAAACACCTAATTCAGTTAATTGATGAATATCAAAACAGGTTAAAACATTATATAAAGTTTGAGTTAGAAATAATTCCTGATATTAAAAATGTAAAAAACCTTAGCGAAATTCAACAAAAAGAAAAAGAAGGAGAACTCATTTTATCTAAATTACAAAATACAGATAATTTGGTTTTATTAGATGATAAAGGCAAACACTTTACCTCTATTGAGTTTTCTAAATATTTACAAAAGAAAATGAATGCAGGAATTAAGCAATTAGTTTTAGTAATTGGCGGACCTTATGGTTTTTCGGATGCGGTTTATAAAAAGTCTGTCGGAAAAATATCATTATCAAAAATGACCTTTTCTCACCAAATGATTCGTCTTTTTATTGTTGAGCAATTGTACAGAGGTTTTACTATTTTAAAGAATGAGCCGTATCATCATGAGTAA
- the nadC gene encoding carboxylating nicotinate-nucleotide diphosphorylase — translation MISQKQFQNELDLIIKNAIREDIGDGDHTSLSCIPSDAKGKAKLLVKEDGIIAGVEFAKQVFSYVDADLEIETFINDGEDVKYGDIVFHVSGKSQSILMAERLVLNAMQRMSAIATKTAFFANLLKGTKTKVLDTRKTTPGIRAIEKWAVKIGGGENHRFALYDMVMIKDNHIDFAGGITAAITKTKKYLAEKNIDIKIIVEARNLEEIKEILSNEGVYRILIDNFNYEDTKKAVALIGDTCLTESSGGINEDTIRKYAECGVDFISSGALTHSVYNLDLSLKAF, via the coding sequence ATGATATCACAAAAACAATTTCAAAACGAGTTAGATTTAATTATAAAAAATGCAATTAGAGAAGATATTGGAGATGGAGATCATACCTCACTTTCTTGTATTCCTTCGGATGCAAAAGGAAAGGCTAAATTGTTGGTAAAAGAAGACGGAATTATAGCAGGAGTAGAATTTGCAAAACAAGTTTTTAGTTATGTTGATGCAGATTTAGAAATAGAAACCTTTATAAATGATGGAGAAGATGTAAAATATGGAGATATTGTTTTTCATGTTTCTGGTAAATCTCAATCTATTTTAATGGCAGAACGTTTGGTTTTAAATGCCATGCAAAGAATGTCTGCAATTGCTACAAAAACAGCCTTTTTCGCAAACTTATTAAAGGGAACAAAAACCAAAGTTTTAGATACAAGAAAAACCACACCAGGAATTAGGGCTATTGAAAAATGGGCTGTAAAAATTGGTGGAGGAGAAAATCATCGTTTTGCATTGTATGATATGGTGATGATTAAAGACAATCATATAGATTTTGCTGGCGGAATTACAGCTGCAATTACCAAAACGAAGAAATATTTAGCAGAGAAAAACATCGATATTAAAATTATTGTGGAAGCTAGAAATTTAGAAGAAATTAAAGAAATTTTATCTAATGAAGGTGTTTACAGAATTTTAATAGACAACTTTAATTATGAAGATACAAAAAAAGCAGTTGCGCTAATTGGTGATACGTGCTTAACAGAATCTTCTGGTGGAATTAACGAAGATACCATTAGAAAATATGCAGAATGTGGTGTAGATTTTATTTCTTCTGGTGCATTAACACATTCAGTTTATAATTTAGACTTAAGTTTAAAAGCGTTTTAA
- a CDS encoding M3 family metallopeptidase: MKKYITIAASLILMISCNTKETKKENTMDISKNPLLVKSTLEYGTPDFTKIKSEDFLPAILEGMRLQNAAIKKITENTETPTFTNTILALEESSTVLDNVNSVFSGLTGANTDDILKENQKELAPKFSKHSDEILLNTKLFAKVKVVYNGLADANLDEESKHLVGEYFKNFSKAGANLSEEKKEKLKEINSEIASLSNDFGKKLLDASKKGGIIIADKTKLKGFSDEKIASLEKDGKYEIQLINTTQQPALQTLENRETRKQLFEKSIHRADTGKYDTSDLVLKMTKLRAEKAQILGFENYASWSLQGTMAATPDKVFNMFKNLIPGSLDKAASEIKEIQAEINKEGEDFKLAPYDWNYYAEKVRKSKYNLNEDDVKPYFEMTNVLEKGVFYAATKLYGITFKKRTDIPTYHPDVVVYELFEEDGSKLGLFFGDYFARDSKRGGAWMSSFVKQSKLRNQKPVIYNVCNSPKPAAGEPALISFDEVETMFHEFGHALHGFFGNQKYASISGTSTARDFVEFPSQFNENWATHPEILNNYAVHYKTGEVIPAELLQKIKDAGTFNQGYSMIENLCSSSLDMKWHTISVNDKIEDVAKFEAEALKSMNLNVSEIPPRYRSTYFAHIFSSGYSAGYYSYLWTEMLSHDAYGWFKENGLLTRENGQKFREQVLSKGNTMDYAEMYKTFAGRDPKAAPMLEARGLK, from the coding sequence ATGAAAAAATATATAACAATTGCAGCTTCATTGATATTGATGATTTCTTGTAATACGAAAGAAACAAAAAAAGAAAACACTATGGATATATCTAAAAATCCTCTATTAGTAAAAAGTACGTTAGAATATGGAACTCCTGATTTTACTAAAATAAAATCGGAAGATTTTTTACCTGCTATTTTAGAAGGTATGAGATTGCAAAACGCAGCAATTAAAAAAATCACAGAAAATACAGAAACACCAACTTTTACAAATACTATTTTAGCTTTAGAAGAAAGTAGTACTGTTTTAGATAATGTAAATTCGGTTTTTTCTGGACTTACTGGCGCAAATACAGATGATATCCTTAAAGAAAATCAAAAAGAATTAGCTCCAAAATTTTCTAAGCATTCTGATGAAATTTTACTAAATACAAAATTGTTTGCTAAAGTTAAGGTGGTTTATAATGGTCTTGCTGATGCAAATTTAGATGAAGAATCTAAGCATTTAGTTGGTGAGTATTTTAAGAATTTTTCTAAAGCAGGCGCAAATTTATCCGAAGAAAAAAAGGAGAAATTAAAAGAAATTAATTCTGAAATAGCAAGTTTATCAAATGATTTTGGTAAGAAATTATTAGACGCCAGTAAAAAAGGCGGAATTATAATTGCTGATAAAACAAAATTAAAAGGTTTTTCTGATGAAAAGATAGCTTCTTTAGAAAAGGATGGAAAGTATGAAATTCAGTTGATAAATACAACTCAGCAACCCGCTTTACAAACTTTAGAAAACAGAGAAACTAGAAAACAATTATTTGAAAAATCGATTCACAGAGCAGATACAGGTAAATACGATACAAGTGATCTTGTTTTAAAAATGACAAAGTTAAGAGCAGAAAAAGCTCAGATTTTAGGTTTTGAAAACTATGCAAGTTGGAGTTTACAAGGAACGATGGCTGCAACACCAGACAAGGTTTTTAACATGTTTAAAAATTTAATTCCGGGTTCTTTAGACAAAGCAGCATCTGAAATAAAGGAGATTCAGGCAGAAATTAATAAAGAAGGTGAAGACTTTAAACTAGCGCCTTATGATTGGAATTATTATGCAGAAAAAGTACGTAAATCTAAATATAACTTAAATGAAGATGATGTAAAACCTTATTTTGAAATGACCAACGTTTTAGAAAAAGGAGTTTTTTATGCAGCAACAAAATTATACGGAATTACCTTTAAAAAACGTACAGACATACCAACGTATCACCCAGATGTTGTGGTCTATGAATTGTTTGAAGAAGACGGAAGTAAATTAGGGTTATTCTTTGGCGATTATTTTGCGAGAGACAGTAAACGTGGTGGTGCTTGGATGAGTAGTTTTGTAAAACAATCTAAATTACGTAACCAAAAACCAGTAATCTATAATGTGTGTAACTCACCAAAACCAGCAGCAGGAGAACCTGCATTAATTAGTTTTGATGAGGTAGAAACCATGTTTCATGAGTTTGGCCATGCATTACACGGTTTTTTCGGAAATCAAAAATATGCTTCAATTTCTGGTACTAGTACAGCAAGAGATTTTGTAGAATTTCCTTCTCAGTTTAACGAGAACTGGGCAACACACCCAGAAATTTTAAACAACTACGCAGTTCACTACAAAACAGGAGAGGTGATTCCGGCTGAATTATTACAAAAAATTAAAGATGCAGGTACTTTTAACCAAGGGTATTCTATGATAGAAAACTTATGTTCTTCTAGTTTAGATATGAAATGGCATACAATTTCTGTAAATGATAAAATTGAAGATGTTGCTAAGTTTGAAGCTGAAGCTTTAAAAAGTATGAATCTTAATGTTAGTGAAATTCCACCAAGATACAGATCTACTTATTTTGCTCATATTTTTAGTAGTGGATATTCTGCTGGATATTATTCTTATTTATGGACAGAAATGTTAAGTCATGATGCATACGGTTGGTTTAAAGAAAACGGATTGTTAACTAGAGAAAACGGACAGAAATTTCGTGAACAAGTTTTATCTAAAGGAAATACAATGGATTATGCAGAAATGTATAAAACATTTGCAGGGAGAGATCCTAAGGCAGCACCAATGTTAGAAGCAAGAGGTTTAAAATAA
- a CDS encoding copper resistance protein NlpE, whose amino-acid sequence MKHIIKVIVVVCILFSACKNNTPQDVTGVYIGEFPCASCTGIDNKMTLNSDGTFLLESVYKGQGDDTVFTKTGNYSVENGKVILALETSPFKYEIGDNYIEMLDIDGHKIESELNYKLTKQE is encoded by the coding sequence ATGAAACATATTATAAAAGTTATAGTAGTAGTTTGTATCCTGTTTTCAGCGTGTAAAAATAATACTCCACAAGATGTTACTGGCGTTTATATTGGCGAATTTCCATGTGCAAGTTGTACGGGAATCGATAATAAAATGACGTTAAATTCCGATGGAACTTTTCTTTTAGAGAGCGTCTATAAAGGACAAGGTGATGATACTGTTTTTACAAAAACAGGAAATTATTCCGTTGAAAACGGAAAAGTAATTTTAGCGTTAGAAACGAGTCCTTTTAAATATGAAATTGGCGACAATTATATTGAAATGTTAGATATTGATGGTCATAAAATTGAAAGTGAGTTGAATTATAAATTAACAAAACAAGAATAA
- a CDS encoding pentapeptide repeat-containing protein, whose product MTETYFESEDFTKIDFSKTKINKGEYDNCTFTDCNFENVHASNIQFVECEFITCNFSNAVVDNSAFKEVSFINCKMIGVKFNECDPFLLQFTFKECQLSFSSFYQLKIPSTKFVNCNLQEVDFTEATVTNAVFDNSDLKGTIFDRTNLEKSDFRTAFNFNINPESNRLKGAKFSKENILGLLTEYKIVVE is encoded by the coding sequence ATGACAGAAACTTATTTTGAAAGTGAAGATTTTACTAAAATTGATTTCTCAAAAACGAAAATCAACAAAGGAGAATATGACAATTGTACATTTACCGATTGTAATTTCGAAAATGTACACGCATCAAATATTCAATTTGTAGAATGTGAATTTATAACTTGTAATTTTAGCAATGCAGTTGTAGATAATTCTGCTTTTAAAGAAGTGAGTTTTATCAATTGTAAAATGATTGGTGTAAAATTTAATGAATGCGATCCTTTTTTATTACAGTTTACTTTTAAAGAGTGTCAATTAAGTTTTTCGTCCTTTTATCAATTAAAAATTCCGAGTACAAAGTTTGTGAATTGTAATTTGCAAGAAGTAGACTTTACAGAAGCTACTGTAACAAATGCTGTTTTTGATAATAGTGATTTAAAAGGCACTATTTTTGATAGAACTAATCTAGAAAAGTCAGATTTTAGAACTGCGTTTAATTTTAATATCAATCCTGAGAGTAATCGTTTAAAAGGAGCAAAGTTTAGTAAAGAAAATATTTTGGGACTTTTAACTGAGTATAAAATTGTAGTTGAATAA
- a CDS encoding four helix bundle protein encodes MKTFRDLLVWQKSMNFVAKIYKVSKLFPKEETFGLTSQLRRSAVSIPSNISEGYGREGMKDYLRFLNYKHN; translated from the coding sequence ATGAAAACGTTTAGAGATTTGTTAGTTTGGCAAAAGTCGATGAACTTTGTTGCTAAAATTTATAAAGTATCTAAATTATTTCCAAAAGAAGAAACATTTGGTTTAACTTCTCAATTAAGGAGATCTGCAGTTTCAATACCTAGTAATATTTCTGAAGGCTATGGTAGAGAAGGAATGAAAGATTATCTTCGGTTTTTGAATTATAAACACAATTAG
- a CDS encoding YihY/virulence factor BrkB family protein translates to MSKEIEDKLEKIPILNLLVLFGKKIKIPGLEGMTLYDVVEMYILGIVKGALTTRAGGIAFSFFMAVFPFLLFILTLIPYIPIEGFQDGLFSFIKEVLPPQTFEAVNLVLIDIINNQYGSLLSFGFLLSILLMTNGVNAIFGGFEHSYHITDVRNVFRAYFVSLGVSLLMSLFLIIIITSLILYQFALSKIDETGWLDTTDLDLFYYGRSLIFLVMIFTIVSLLFRYGTKQGKETRFFSAGAILTTVVSLFSFYLFGIYVVKFAQYNQLYGSIGTLLILMLFVWLNAIILLLGFELNAAIYALRFRNKIDSIL, encoded by the coding sequence ATGTCAAAAGAAATAGAAGACAAATTAGAAAAAATACCAATTTTAAATCTCTTGGTACTATTCGGTAAGAAAATAAAAATTCCGGGTTTAGAAGGGATGACTTTGTATGACGTTGTAGAAATGTATATTCTAGGTATTGTTAAAGGTGCTTTAACCACACGAGCAGGCGGAATTGCTTTTAGTTTTTTTATGGCAGTTTTTCCTTTTTTATTGTTTATTTTAACACTAATTCCTTATATTCCTATAGAAGGTTTCCAAGACGGATTATTCTCTTTTATTAAAGAAGTTTTACCACCACAAACATTTGAAGCAGTTAATTTAGTACTTATTGATATTATTAATAATCAGTACGGTAGCTTGCTTTCTTTTGGTTTTTTATTATCAATTTTATTAATGACCAATGGTGTAAATGCTATTTTTGGAGGATTTGAACATTCATACCACATTACAGATGTTAGAAATGTTTTTAGAGCTTATTTTGTTTCTTTGGGTGTTTCTTTATTAATGTCTTTGTTTTTAATTATAATAATAACTTCATTAATTTTATATCAATTTGCACTGTCTAAAATAGATGAAACAGGTTGGTTAGATACAACCGATTTAGATCTTTTTTATTACGGCAGAAGCCTTATTTTTTTAGTGATGATTTTTACCATTGTTTCATTACTTTTTAGATATGGAACAAAACAAGGTAAAGAAACAAGGTTCTTTTCTGCGGGAGCAATTTTAACAACAGTTGTGTCTTTATTTTCATTTTATTTATTCGGAATTTATGTTGTTAAATTTGCACAATACAATCAATTATACGGTTCTATCGGTACCCTTTTAATATTAATGTTGTTTGTGTGGCTAAACGCAATTATCTTATTGTTAGGGTTTGAATTAAATGCAGCTATTTATGCTTTAAGGTTCAGAAATAAAATTGATTCTATTTTATAA
- the hisS gene encoding histidine--tRNA ligase — MKPSIPKGTRDFSPTEVANRTYIMNTIKTAFETFGFQPIETPSFENSSTLMGKYGEEGDRLIFKILNSGDFLKKADGTLLSEKNSLKVTSQISEKALRYDLTVPFARYVVQHQNEITFPFKRYQVQPVWRADRPQKGRFREFFQCDADVVGSKSLWQEVEFVQLYDTVFTKLGLAGTTIKINNRKILSGIAEVIGAQDKLIDFTVALDKLDKIGKDGVVKEMLSKGITEEAIEKVQPLFDFTGSNLDKLASLEGMLSTSEEGTNGVEELRFVINSVSALGLETAALEVDVTLARGLNYYTGAIFEVAAPAGVKMGSIGGGGRYDDLTGIFGLKDVSGVGVSFGLDRIYLVLEELGLFKAVDLPKPKVIFLNFDATTDVAKMKAVKSLRENNIKSEFYPDLAESNKAQKRQWKYVSAREIEFVVSDIEKDIFNLKNMTSGEQHNCSLSELVNLLKA; from the coding sequence ATGAAACCAAGCATACCAAAAGGAACTAGAGATTTTTCGCCAACAGAAGTAGCCAATCGTACATATATTATGAATACGATAAAAACTGCTTTTGAAACTTTCGGATTTCAACCTATAGAAACACCTAGTTTTGAAAATTCATCAACCTTAATGGGGAAATATGGTGAAGAAGGAGATCGATTGATTTTTAAGATTTTAAATTCTGGAGATTTTTTAAAGAAAGCAGATGGTACGCTTTTATCAGAAAAAAATAGCTTAAAAGTTACTAGTCAAATTTCAGAAAAAGCATTACGTTATGATTTAACAGTACCTTTTGCGCGTTACGTTGTACAACATCAAAATGAAATTACATTTCCTTTTAAAAGATATCAAGTACAACCTGTTTGGAGAGCAGATAGACCACAAAAAGGACGTTTTAGAGAGTTTTTTCAGTGTGATGCAGATGTTGTTGGTAGCAAGTCTTTATGGCAAGAAGTAGAGTTTGTGCAGTTATATGATACTGTTTTTACTAAATTAGGTTTGGCAGGAACAACTATCAAAATAAATAATAGAAAAATACTTTCTGGAATTGCAGAGGTTATTGGAGCGCAAGATAAATTAATAGATTTTACAGTTGCTTTAGATAAGTTAGATAAAATTGGTAAAGATGGTGTAGTTAAAGAAATGCTATCTAAAGGAATTACAGAAGAGGCTATTGAAAAAGTACAACCTTTGTTCGATTTTACAGGGTCTAATTTAGATAAGTTAGCTTCTTTAGAAGGTATGTTATCTACATCTGAAGAAGGAACAAATGGAGTAGAAGAGTTACGTTTTGTAATTAATTCTGTTTCAGCATTAGGTTTAGAAACAGCTGCTTTAGAAGTTGATGTAACTTTAGCTAGAGGATTAAATTATTACACCGGAGCAATTTTTGAAGTTGCTGCACCAGCAGGTGTAAAAATGGGCTCCATTGGTGGTGGTGGAAGATATGACGATTTAACAGGAATCTTTGGATTAAAAGATGTTTCTGGAGTTGGAGTTTCTTTTGGGTTAGACAGAATTTATTTAGTTTTAGAAGAATTAGGTTTGTTTAAAGCTGTAGACCTGCCAAAACCTAAGGTTATTTTCTTAAATTTTGATGCAACTACAGATGTTGCTAAAATGAAAGCCGTAAAAAGTTTAAGAGAAAATAATATAAAAAGTGAATTTTATCCTGATTTAGCAGAAAGTAATAAGGCTCAAAAACGACAATGGAAGTATGTCTCTGCTAGAGAAATTGAATTTGTGGTTTCTGATATTGAAAAAGATATTTTTAACTTAAAAAACATGACTTCTGGAGAGCAGCACAATTGTTCTTTATCAGAATTAGTAAATTTACTTAAGGCATAA
- the folE gene encoding GTP cyclohydrolase I FolE produces MFELDSKMNDERIDELGENHVATSAENPIRPDAFDISNEEKIAKIQESVKDILQTLGMDLTDDSLQGTPKRVAKAFVNEMFMGLNPANMPKASTFDNNYKYGEMLVEKNIVVYSTCEHHLLPIIGRAHVAYISDGKVIGLSKMNRIVEYFSKRPQVQERLTMQIVQAMQEALGVEDVACVIDAKHLCVNSRGIKDIESSTVTAEFGGKFKNKETKKEFLQYLQMDTKF; encoded by the coding sequence ATGTTTGAATTAGACAGCAAAATGAATGACGAAAGAATTGACGAATTAGGAGAAAATCATGTGGCAACTTCTGCGGAAAATCCAATTAGACCAGATGCATTTGATATTTCTAATGAAGAGAAAATAGCAAAAATCCAAGAAAGTGTAAAAGATATTTTACAAACTTTAGGTATGGATTTAACAGATGATAGTTTACAAGGAACTCCTAAAAGAGTTGCAAAGGCTTTTGTAAACGAAATGTTTATGGGCTTAAACCCAGCAAACATGCCAAAAGCTTCTACGTTTGACAATAATTACAAGTATGGTGAAATGTTGGTAGAAAAAAACATTGTTGTATACTCTACTTGCGAGCATCATTTATTACCAATTATTGGTAGAGCACATGTAGCTTATATTTCTGATGGAAAAGTTATTGGACTTTCTAAAATGAATAGAATTGTAGAATATTTTTCTAAAAGACCACAAGTACAAGAGCGTTTAACAATGCAAATTGTACAAGCAATGCAAGAAGCATTGGGAGTAGAAGATGTTGCTTGTGTTATAGATGCAAAACACTTATGTGTTAATTCTAGAGGTATTAAAGATATAGAAAGTTCTACTGTTACAGCAGAATTTGGAGGTAAGTTTAAAAATAAAGAAACTAAGAAAGAATTTTTACAATATTTACAAATGGATACAAAATTCTAA